From the genome of Geobacter sp. SVR, one region includes:
- a CDS encoding diguanylate cyclase, producing MAFPGPLRLTLIQRLIVTFSIIGVCLISALVYAVVGLNSMHRMAADIARHDLTAATATIALRDSILAQHRAEGRYRIFRQPEFKELYLRQAASFRQTLSMLQRQPGGVGLAEVQGAYASYTKLCDRMFAGGTVEDALVRRAVERVEIALEKVRAEQQKLLESKLAAAEEREARTAAWAVGLALVGIALSLLVAALLIYSFSTSIGKLQRATHRIAAGDFDHDPLIPPGDEVGALSQDFIRMAVRLKELEQLSLDASPLTRLPGNIAIERSINRRLREQSSFAMCYIDLDNFKSYNDRYGYIRASDILKKTGEVIHEAVKRQNDPDAFVGHIGGDDFVVIIDARHAKAACQEIIRDFDGMIPSYYSEEDRAAGAIEGLDRYGVKRVFPLLTISIAVLTCQPGRYATAAEIATAAAKVKDRVKETSGSNYIIVREEHSGET from the coding sequence ATGGCTTTCCCCGGACCTCTCCGGCTGACACTGATCCAGAGACTGATCGTCACCTTTTCCATTATCGGGGTCTGCCTGATATCTGCCCTGGTGTATGCGGTGGTCGGATTGAACAGCATGCACCGCATGGCAGCCGATATCGCCCGCCATGATCTTACCGCCGCCACCGCGACGATTGCCCTGAGGGATTCGATACTGGCCCAGCACCGGGCCGAAGGGCGGTATCGCATCTTCAGGCAGCCGGAGTTCAAGGAATTGTATCTGCGGCAGGCGGCCTCGTTCCGGCAGACGCTGTCCATGCTGCAGCGGCAACCGGGTGGAGTCGGCCTGGCAGAGGTGCAGGGCGCCTATGCCTCCTATACGAAGCTGTGCGATCGCATGTTCGCAGGTGGGACAGTGGAGGACGCCCTGGTCAGGCGTGCCGTGGAGCGGGTCGAAATTGCCCTTGAGAAGGTGCGGGCGGAACAGCAGAAACTGCTGGAGTCGAAGCTGGCGGCGGCCGAAGAGCGTGAAGCCCGTACCGCTGCCTGGGCGGTGGGGCTGGCGCTGGTCGGTATCGCCCTGTCGCTGCTGGTGGCGGCGCTGCTGATCTATTCCTTTTCAACCTCCATCGGCAAGCTGCAGAGGGCAACCCATCGCATCGCGGCCGGCGATTTCGATCACGACCCCCTCATTCCGCCGGGGGATGAGGTCGGCGCTCTTTCCCAGGATTTCATAAGAATGGCGGTGCGGCTCAAGGAACTGGAACAATTGAGCCTGGATGCCAGCCCCCTGACGCGCCTGCCGGGGAACATCGCCATCGAGCGCTCCATCAACAGGCGGCTGCGCGAACAGAGTTCCTTTGCCATGTGCTACATCGATCTGGACAACTTCAAATCCTACAACGACCGTTACGGTTACATCCGGGCCAGCGATATCCTGAAGAAAACCGGAGAAGTGATTCACGAAGCGGTCAAGCGGCAGAACGACCCGGATGCCTTTGTCGGCCACATCGGAGGGGACGATTTCGTGGTAATCATCGATGCCCGGCACGCCAAGGCCGCCTGTCAGGAGATCATCCGCGATTTCGACGGCATGATCCCCTCATATTATTCCGAAGAAGACCGTGCCGCAGGGGCCATCGAAGGTTTGGACCGCTACGGCGTGAAGCGGGTGTTTCCGCTGCTCACGATATCGATTGCCGTGCTCACCTGCCAGCCCGGCAGGTATGCCACGGCAGCGGAAATAGCCACGGCAGCGGCCAAGGTCAAGGATCGCGTCAAGGAAACGTCGGGGAGCAATTACATCATCGTGCGGGAGGAGCATTCCGGTGAGACATGA
- the mazG gene encoding nucleoside triphosphate pyrophosphohydrolase has translation MKNAAAGFEKLLNIMHTLRAPGGCPWDAEQTHESLTRYLLEETYEVIEAIDSGSTELLREELGDLLLQPVFHAAIAEEQGRFDMADVIQTLCEKLIRRHPHVFGDAVVRDSSAQIENWEKIKKLEKGEERRSALSGVPAHLPALLRAHKITEKAARVGFDWEHTDQVVAKVLEELHEFQEAMAEGKSERMEAELGDLLFAIVNLGRFLSIDPEDALRKTIGRFQYRFQYVEDQLHAQGKNLSNTSLNEMDLLWEEAKKREVAE, from the coding sequence ATGAAAAACGCTGCTGCAGGCTTTGAAAAACTGCTGAACATCATGCACACGCTGAGGGCTCCGGGAGGCTGCCCCTGGGATGCGGAACAGACCCATGAAAGCCTTACGCGTTACCTGCTGGAAGAGACCTACGAGGTGATCGAGGCCATCGACAGCGGTTCCACGGAGCTGCTCCGGGAGGAGTTGGGGGACCTGCTGCTGCAGCCGGTGTTCCATGCCGCCATTGCCGAGGAGCAGGGACGCTTCGACATGGCGGATGTCATCCAGACCCTGTGCGAAAAGCTGATCCGCCGCCATCCGCACGTATTCGGCGATGCGGTGGTCCGCGACAGCTCCGCCCAGATAGAAAACTGGGAAAAAATCAAAAAGCTGGAGAAAGGGGAGGAGCGGCGCTCAGCCCTGTCCGGTGTGCCCGCGCATCTGCCGGCCCTGCTCAGGGCGCACAAAATCACCGAAAAAGCGGCGCGGGTGGGCTTCGACTGGGAACATACGGATCAGGTTGTTGCCAAGGTGCTGGAGGAGCTGCACGAATTCCAGGAGGCCATGGCCGAGGGGAAGAGCGAACGGATGGAAGCGGAACTCGGCGACCTGCTCTTCGCTATCGTCAATCTGGGCCGATTCCTGTCCATCGACCCGGAGGATGCGCTCCGGAAAACCATTGGCCGGTTCCAGTACCGTTTCCAGTACGTGGAGGACCAACTCCATGCCCAGGGCAAAAACTTGAGCAACACTTCATTAAACGAAATGGACCTTTTGTGGGAAGAAGCGAAAAAGCGGGAGGTTGCCGAATGA
- the murJ gene encoding murein biosynthesis integral membrane protein MurJ, producing MSEKRNIARAAGVLGSATILSRIMGMVRDMVVSRLFGAGFATDAFFAAFQVPNMLRRFFAEGALTSAFVPIFSGTLTTRGKDEARQLANACFTLLTIVMAAVTLAGILFSPWIVGLMFPGFRAVPGKFELTVLLNRMMFPYIFFISLVALCMGILNTLRHFFTPAISTVFLNIAMILAALLLRNYFEVPITALAAGVLIGGILQLVLQLPVLWRMGFPVRPRFAFNDPEVRRIAMLMVPAVFGVGVYYLNITVGAILASLLPQGSVSYLYYAQRLFEFPQGIFTVSVAQAVLPSMSKQAAEGDMAGMKESLAFGLRLTLFITIPAMVGLMVCATPIFSLIFMGGAFDYAKAVNSAQALLYYSLGLSFVAMTRVLAPAFYSLKDTVTPVWTALCAFLINLGFSLALMGPLKHGGLALATTISALGNMLLLLWFLRRKIGPFGGRGIVSSGLKSLAASVPMAAAVWFLSGFADWSLVGHKFIKGAVLGGTIVAGIAVYLLFVGLLGSEEAAEAIRMVRKKLRF from the coding sequence ATGTCTGAAAAACGTAACATAGCCCGGGCAGCCGGCGTTTTGGGCAGTGCCACGATACTCTCCCGCATCATGGGCATGGTGCGGGACATGGTGGTTTCTCGGCTGTTCGGCGCCGGATTCGCCACCGATGCCTTCTTTGCGGCCTTCCAGGTCCCCAACATGCTGCGCCGCTTCTTTGCGGAAGGGGCCTTGACCTCCGCGTTCGTGCCGATCTTTTCCGGAACCCTGACCACGAGAGGCAAGGATGAAGCCCGACAGCTTGCCAACGCCTGCTTTACGCTGCTGACCATCGTCATGGCCGCCGTTACCTTGGCCGGTATCCTCTTTTCTCCCTGGATCGTCGGTCTGATGTTTCCCGGATTCCGCGCCGTGCCGGGCAAGTTCGAGCTGACCGTACTGCTCAACCGCATGATGTTCCCCTACATCTTCTTCATCAGCCTGGTGGCGCTCTGCATGGGCATTCTCAATACGCTGCGCCATTTTTTCACCCCGGCCATCTCAACCGTGTTTCTGAACATCGCCATGATCCTGGCTGCTCTCCTGTTGAGAAACTATTTCGAAGTGCCCATTACGGCCCTGGCGGCCGGCGTGCTGATCGGCGGGATTTTACAGCTTGTGCTGCAATTGCCGGTGCTGTGGCGCATGGGTTTTCCCGTTCGTCCCCGCTTCGCCTTCAATGACCCGGAGGTACGGCGCATAGCCATGCTGATGGTCCCGGCAGTCTTCGGGGTGGGGGTCTACTACCTCAACATCACTGTCGGCGCAATTCTGGCCTCGTTGCTGCCGCAGGGAAGCGTCTCGTATCTCTACTATGCCCAAAGGCTGTTCGAGTTTCCCCAGGGGATCTTCACCGTATCGGTCGCCCAGGCCGTACTGCCTTCCATGAGCAAGCAGGCAGCCGAGGGGGATATGGCTGGCATGAAGGAATCGCTGGCATTCGGGCTGCGTCTGACGCTGTTCATCACCATACCGGCCATGGTGGGGCTGATGGTCTGTGCGACCCCCATCTTCAGCCTGATCTTCATGGGGGGAGCCTTTGACTATGCCAAGGCGGTCAACTCCGCCCAGGCGCTGCTGTATTACTCGCTGGGGTTGTCGTTCGTTGCCATGACACGTGTTCTGGCGCCCGCTTTTTATTCGCTCAAGGACACCGTCACACCGGTCTGGACAGCCCTGTGCGCCTTTCTGATCAATCTCGGCTTCAGCCTGGCCCTGATGGGGCCGCTCAAGCACGGCGGCCTGGCCCTGGCCACTACCATTTCGGCCCTGGGAAACATGCTGCTGCTGCTCTGGTTCCTGCGCCGCAAGATCGGCCCCTTCGGCGGCAGGGGCATCGTCTCCTCCGGCTTGAAGTCTCTGGCAGCCTCAGTGCCCATGGCGGCCGCCGTGTGGTTTTTGAGCGGGTTTGCCGACTGGTCCCTGGTTGGGCATAAATTCATCAAGGGAGCCGTTCTGGGGGGGACGATCGTGGCGGGAATTGCGGTATACCTGCTGTTCGTCGGCCTGTTGGGTTCCGAAGAGGCCGCTGAAGCGATCAGGATGGTCAGAAAAAAGCTGCGGTTCTAG
- a CDS encoding MucR family transcriptional regulator: MTATLVELTASIVSAHAAGNELSSDDLILEINKVYTTLKKLETEGVVEEAGAAPAVPAITLKKAFQNDQVTCMICGKSGFKTLTRHLKQAHDLKPGQYRKQFNIPASQSLTAKNYSEARRQAANENNLAANLEKARAARAAKKSAPAKAAKPAKPAVKAARGAKARA, from the coding sequence ATGACCGCAACACTCGTAGAACTGACGGCAAGCATCGTTTCTGCCCATGCTGCAGGCAATGAACTGTCTAGCGACGATCTGATCCTGGAGATCAACAAGGTCTATACCACCCTGAAGAAGCTGGAAACCGAGGGTGTTGTCGAAGAGGCCGGCGCTGCCCCTGCGGTACCTGCCATCACACTGAAAAAAGCCTTTCAGAATGACCAGGTCACCTGCATGATCTGCGGCAAGAGCGGCTTCAAAACGCTGACCAGACACCTTAAGCAGGCCCATGACCTGAAACCGGGCCAGTATCGCAAGCAGTTCAACATCCCTGCCAGCCAGTCGCTGACCGCCAAGAACTACTCCGAGGCACGCCGCCAGGCAGCCAACGAAAACAATCTGGCCGCCAATCTGGAAAAGGCCCGGGCAGCCAGGGCCGCCAAAAAAAGCGCGCCTGCCAAAGCTGCCAAGCCGGCCAAACCGGCCGTGAAAGCCGCCAGAGGCGCGAAGGCCAGGGCATAA
- the rsmA gene encoding 16S rRNA (adenine(1518)-N(6)/adenine(1519)-N(6))-dimethyltransferase RsmA, with amino-acid sequence MRGPLKSLGQNFLVDQNIVDRIVRSAALVPGDAVLEIGPGRGALTEQLIRQAGRLLLIEYDHALAAAHSELYRENPAVTVVDGDILAVDLSALLAGQSGWKVIANLPYNISTQVLFRLLEVRERLSQMVLMLQKEVGDRLVAPPDCGDYGITTVLLGLWFDIRREFIVPPGCFHPRPKVDSAVMRFVPLPQARVEVGDEALFRRVVKAAFAMRRKTLANCLKHADLPVPEGIDRLLEQCGIDGRRRGETLSLDEFARLSRQLSGV; translated from the coding sequence ATGCGCGGACCGCTCAAGTCCCTGGGCCAGAACTTCCTGGTCGACCAGAACATCGTGGACAGGATCGTGCGCAGCGCGGCCCTGGTGCCGGGCGATGCCGTACTCGAGATCGGCCCCGGCCGGGGAGCCCTGACCGAGCAGTTGATCCGCCAGGCCGGACGGCTGCTGCTGATCGAATACGATCATGCCCTGGCTGCCGCGCACAGCGAACTGTATCGGGAAAATCCGGCGGTAACGGTAGTGGATGGCGATATCCTGGCAGTCGATCTGTCCGCTCTTCTGGCAGGGCAGTCGGGATGGAAGGTCATCGCCAATCTGCCGTACAACATCTCGACCCAGGTGTTGTTCCGGCTGCTGGAGGTGCGTGAGCGCCTGTCGCAGATGGTGTTGATGCTGCAGAAAGAGGTGGGGGACCGGCTGGTGGCTCCCCCCGACTGCGGCGATTACGGCATCACCACGGTCCTGCTCGGTCTCTGGTTCGATATCAGGCGGGAGTTCATCGTTCCCCCGGGCTGCTTCCATCCCCGGCCAAAGGTCGATTCGGCGGTGATGAGATTCGTGCCTTTGCCGCAGGCACGGGTCGAGGTGGGGGATGAGGCGTTGTTCAGGCGGGTGGTCAAGGCCGCTTTTGCCATGCGTCGCAAGACCCTGGCAAACTGCCTGAAACACGCCGACTTGCCCGTACCGGAAGGAATCGACAGACTGCTTGAACAGTGCGGCATCGACGGCCGGCGCCGGGGAGAGACCCTGTCGCTGGACGAATTTGCCCGTCTCTCACGACAACTGTCAGGGGTGTAG
- the tsaD gene encoding tRNA (adenosine(37)-N6)-threonylcarbamoyltransferase complex transferase subunit TsaD, which translates to MLLLAIETSCDETAAAVVADGRRILSSVVSSQVAVHAEYGGVVPEIASRKHLEMISPVIGQALQQAGVAMSAIEGIAVTRGPGLSGALLVGLSAAKAIACARAIPFVGVHHIEGHIFAAFLEQPVEFPFLALVVSGGHTHLYLVEGFGRYRTLGRTLDDAAGEAFDKSAKIMGFEYPGGVRIDRMAQDGNPDAVKLPRPLMRDGSLNFSFSGLKTAVLQHVAQHPVSIPSAAADDLCASFQRAVCDVLAAKTEAALRETGARRLVVAGGVACNSGLRARMRDLAQSLGLELHIPDRSLCGDNAAMLAVAGNYYLEKGAASPMTLDVTATWDMDSIGEAAP; encoded by the coding sequence ATGCTCCTTTTAGCTATCGAAACATCCTGTGACGAAACCGCTGCCGCGGTGGTGGCTGACGGCCGCCGGATACTCTCCTCGGTGGTCTCGTCGCAGGTGGCTGTCCATGCCGAATACGGCGGCGTCGTACCAGAGATCGCCTCGCGCAAGCATCTGGAGATGATCTCGCCGGTAATCGGCCAGGCCCTGCAACAGGCCGGCGTCGCCATGTCCGCCATCGAGGGTATTGCCGTCACCCGCGGGCCGGGACTTTCAGGAGCGCTGCTGGTCGGCCTGTCCGCTGCCAAGGCCATTGCCTGCGCCCGTGCGATCCCCTTTGTAGGGGTGCATCATATCGAAGGGCATATCTTTGCCGCGTTCCTGGAACAGCCGGTGGAGTTTCCCTTCCTGGCCCTGGTGGTTTCCGGCGGCCATACTCACCTCTATCTCGTGGAGGGCTTCGGCCGCTACCGGACCCTGGGGAGAACCCTGGACGACGCCGCCGGCGAGGCCTTTGACAAGTCGGCCAAGATCATGGGGTTCGAGTATCCCGGCGGTGTCAGGATCGACCGCATGGCCCAGGATGGCAATCCTGATGCCGTCAAGTTGCCGCGGCCGCTCATGAGGGACGGCAGTCTCAATTTCAGCTTCAGCGGACTCAAGACCGCCGTGCTGCAGCATGTTGCCCAGCATCCGGTCAGCATCCCCAGCGCAGCGGCCGACGACCTGTGCGCCTCATTCCAGCGGGCGGTCTGTGATGTGCTGGCAGCCAAAACCGAGGCGGCGCTTCGCGAAACAGGAGCCCGACGGCTGGTGGTGGCAGGGGGGGTGGCTTGCAACAGCGGCCTGAGGGCGCGCATGCGCGATCTGGCCCAGTCGCTGGGGCTGGAGCTGCACATCCCGGACCGGTCGCTGTGCGGCGACAATGCCGCCATGCTGGCCGTGGCAGGCAATTATTACCTGGAAAAGGGGGCCGCCTCGCCCATGACGCTCGACGTGACCGCTACCTGGGATATGGATTCCATCGGGGAGGCCGCACCGTGA
- a CDS encoding PhoH family protein translates to MKNFILDTNVLLHDPQAIFKFHENNIIIPITVIEEIDRFKKDMNETGRNARQISRILDTMREKGSLSGGVPLPGQGLLQVEMFSEKHLKHLPVDLRVDSGDNRILAVALEVRERQADIPLVFVTKDTNLRIKADVIGLTAEDYESDKIDIQDLYSGTRTVAMAADEVDRFYGQGWLDAPADLSPNEFITIADSVNPSHTAICRNDVASGRIVPVRKVPKEGIWSLYPRNREQSFALDVLMDDSIKLVTLVGKAGTGKTLLAIAAGLHKVAEESVYNRLLVSRPVFPMGKDLGFLPGDIEEKLTPWMQPIFDNVELLISGHESEKRHSKGYKELMAMGLLDIEPLTYIRGRSIPNQYLIVDEAQNLSPHEIKTIVTRVGDGTKIILTGDPYQIDNPYVDASSNGLTYLVEKFKGEKIAAHVTLTKGERSELAELAANLL, encoded by the coding sequence GTGAAAAATTTCATCCTCGATACCAACGTTCTGCTGCACGATCCCCAGGCCATTTTCAAATTCCACGAAAACAACATCATCATCCCGATCACAGTGATCGAAGAGATCGACCGCTTCAAGAAGGATATGAACGAAACCGGCCGCAATGCCCGCCAGATTTCGCGTATCCTCGACACGATGCGGGAAAAGGGCTCGCTTTCCGGCGGCGTGCCCCTGCCGGGTCAGGGGCTGCTGCAGGTCGAGATGTTCTCCGAGAAGCATCTCAAACACCTGCCGGTGGACCTGCGGGTGGACAGCGGCGACAACCGCATCCTGGCGGTGGCGCTGGAGGTGCGCGAGCGCCAGGCCGACATTCCGCTGGTGTTCGTCACCAAGGACACCAACCTGCGCATCAAGGCCGACGTCATCGGCCTGACCGCCGAGGACTACGAGTCCGACAAGATCGATATCCAGGACCTCTATTCCGGTACGCGCACCGTTGCCATGGCCGCCGACGAGGTCGACCGCTTCTACGGGCAGGGCTGGCTGGATGCTCCGGCCGATCTTTCCCCCAACGAGTTCATCACCATCGCCGATAGCGTCAATCCCTCCCATACTGCCATCTGCCGCAACGATGTCGCCAGCGGCCGCATCGTGCCGGTCAGGAAGGTGCCCAAGGAGGGCATCTGGAGCCTGTATCCCCGCAACCGCGAACAGTCCTTTGCCCTGGACGTGCTGATGGACGATTCCATCAAGCTGGTAACCCTGGTTGGCAAGGCCGGCACCGGTAAGACGCTGCTGGCCATTGCCGCCGGTCTGCACAAGGTGGCCGAGGAGAGCGTCTACAATCGCCTGCTGGTTTCGCGGCCGGTCTTCCCCATGGGCAAGGACCTGGGTTTTCTGCCGGGTGACATCGAGGAAAAACTGACCCCCTGGATGCAGCCGATCTTCGACAACGTGGAGCTGCTGATCTCAGGGCACGAATCGGAAAAACGCCACAGCAAGGGCTACAAGGAGCTGATGGCCATGGGGCTGTTGGACATTGAGCCCTTGACCTACATCCGCGGCCGCTCGATTCCCAACCAGTACCTGATCGTGGACGAGGCCCAGAACCTCTCGCCCCATGAGATCAAGACCATCGTGACCAGGGTGGGGGACGGCACCAAGATCATCCTGACCGGCGACCCCTACCAGATCGACAACCCTTATGTGGACGCGTCCAGCAACGGTCTGACCTATCTGGTGGAAAAGTTCAAAGGGGAGAAGATCGCCGCCCACGTGACCCTGACCAAAGGGGAGCGGTCGGAGCTGGCGGAGCTGGCTGCAAACCTGCTGTAG
- a CDS encoding aminotransferase class V-fold PLP-dependent enzyme: MSLYLDNAATSFPKPESVYQAVMQTMREVGASAGRGGHRRSLEAGRLLFRAREAVARLLSARDSSRVIFTHSATEALNLALRGTLAAGDHVVTTAMEHNSLLRPLYLLRGQGVELTIVNAGSDGLVDPADVRRAVRPNTRLVAVGHVSNVSGTIQPVEEMITVARKAGALFLLDAAQSAGSLPIDVSGSGIDLLAAPGHKGLLGPQGTGFLYVAPRVALRPFMAGGTGGHSTLEEQPAAIPEGFEVGTHNMPGIAGLAAGIDFVLDQGVSVVGGKERSLAESARQGLGNIPGLTICGPPDPLLRGGVLSFTVAGFDSAALAFALDQRFDIAVRAGLHCAPLAHRALGTFPGGTVRLSPGWFSTTAEIAFFCDAVVECIRTAGQ, translated from the coding sequence ATGTCCTTGTATCTCGACAATGCCGCAACCTCCTTTCCTAAGCCCGAGTCGGTCTATCAGGCGGTGATGCAGACCATGCGCGAGGTGGGGGCCTCTGCCGGGCGCGGAGGACACCGCCGTTCGCTGGAGGCGGGGCGCCTGCTGTTCCGGGCCCGGGAAGCGGTGGCGCGGCTTCTGTCGGCGCGCGACTCGTCGCGGGTGATCTTCACCCACAGCGCCACCGAGGCGCTCAACCTGGCGCTACGCGGCACCCTGGCCGCCGGCGACCATGTCGTCACCACCGCTATGGAGCATAACTCCCTGTTGCGACCGCTGTATCTCCTGCGCGGGCAGGGGGTGGAGCTGACCATCGTGAATGCCGGCAGCGACGGCCTGGTCGACCCGGCCGATGTTCGCCGCGCCGTGCGGCCCAACACCCGTCTGGTTGCCGTGGGGCATGTCTCCAATGTCTCCGGCACGATCCAGCCGGTGGAGGAGATGATTACCGTTGCCCGCAAGGCGGGTGCCCTGTTTTTGCTCGACGCGGCCCAGTCGGCAGGGAGCTTGCCGATCGACGTGTCTGGCAGCGGGATCGATCTTCTCGCTGCCCCGGGACACAAGGGACTGTTGGGGCCGCAGGGGACCGGCTTTCTGTATGTGGCCCCCAGGGTGGCGCTCAGGCCGTTCATGGCCGGCGGGACCGGCGGACATTCCACCCTGGAGGAGCAACCGGCAGCCATCCCCGAAGGATTCGAGGTCGGCACCCATAATATGCCGGGTATTGCCGGACTCGCGGCGGGCATCGACTTTGTGCTCGATCAGGGGGTGAGCGTCGTGGGGGGCAAGGAGCGGTCCCTGGCCGAATCCGCCCGGCAGGGATTGGGCAACATCCCCGGCCTGACCATCTGCGGCCCCCCGGATCCCCTGCTGAGAGGGGGAGTGCTCTCCTTCACTGTGGCAGGGTTCGATTCGGCAGCCCTGGCCTTTGCACTGGACCAGCGCTTCGATATTGCCGTGCGGGCGGGACTGCACTGCGCGCCGCTGGCCCACCGCGCCCTGGGCACGTTCCCCGGGGGCACGGTCCGTCTCAGCCCCGGCTGGTTCTCCACCACCGCGGAGATTGCATTTTTCTGCGATGCCGTTGTAGAATGCATCCGAACGGCTGGACAGTAA
- a CDS encoding right-handed parallel beta-helix repeat-containing protein: MTDIFKALYTMYSDPRRRCGQATPLSGAIRKAALVAILVCSMFSPLSLQAGPPPAVVPSASSGAGAVPFRSDESGVDTLRSETAYENATLTEDTTWRGTVLIRGFLVIAPQATVRIEPGTTVRFLKPSAGLQVPRLVVMGRIQANGIPERPILFAPAAQAPEKGGWGGILLLSSEKRNHLEHVRIEGAGTGLEARFSNLTMKGGAISGAGTGLLLQDSTVTLSGMRVSGCGTALEVHDSELDLRESTLADNRQGLAAYRSGLALSSVSVTGSEREGITTEDCRLKFTACDFSGNAIGASLQGGEGRVSTTRFVRNREVGLRLIDARLKVQRCLIADNAGDGLRVRDGRVTVWESAFTGNAGYHLANAGSEEVSAVLNWWGSFREAAISAKIFDAALEPRSGRVMNFPWLSETPAALP; encoded by the coding sequence ATGACCGATATCTTCAAGGCCCTTTATACCATGTATTCCGATCCAAGACGCAGGTGCGGGCAGGCGACTCCCTTAAGCGGAGCCATCCGCAAGGCCGCCCTCGTTGCCATCCTGGTCTGCAGCATGTTCAGCCCCTTGTCCCTGCAGGCAGGCCCGCCACCGGCTGTGGTTCCATCAGCATCATCCGGGGCTGGTGCCGTGCCTTTCCGCTCCGATGAATCCGGAGTGGACACCCTCCGCAGCGAAACCGCCTATGAAAACGCAACCCTGACCGAGGATACCACCTGGCGCGGAACCGTGCTGATCAGGGGCTTTCTGGTGATTGCCCCACAGGCGACCGTTCGGATCGAGCCGGGCACCACGGTGCGCTTCCTGAAACCGTCCGCCGGCCTCCAGGTGCCGCGCCTGGTGGTCATGGGCCGGATTCAGGCTAACGGCATCCCCGAGCGTCCGATTCTGTTTGCCCCTGCTGCACAGGCCCCCGAAAAGGGTGGCTGGGGGGGCATTCTGCTTCTGTCCAGCGAAAAGCGCAACCACCTGGAGCATGTGCGCATCGAAGGGGCCGGGACCGGGCTCGAGGCCCGGTTTTCCAACCTGACCATGAAAGGGGGCGCGATCAGCGGCGCCGGAACCGGGCTGCTGTTGCAGGACAGCACCGTGACCCTTTCCGGGATGCGTGTCAGCGGCTGCGGGACAGCTCTGGAGGTGCACGACAGCGAACTCGACCTGCGGGAAAGCACCCTGGCCGACAACCGGCAGGGGCTGGCGGCATACCGTTCCGGCCTGGCCCTGTCGTCGGTATCGGTTACCGGCAGCGAACGGGAGGGGATCACCACCGAGGATTGCCGGCTCAAATTCACTGCCTGCGACTTCTCCGGCAATGCTATCGGGGCGTCTCTGCAGGGAGGCGAGGGCCGGGTGTCCACGACCCGCTTTGTCCGCAACCGTGAAGTGGGACTGAGGCTCATTGATGCCCGGCTGAAGGTGCAGCGCTGTTTGATCGCCGACAACGCCGGGGACGGCCTGCGGGTGAGAGACGGCCGCGTGACGGTCTGGGAGAGTGCTTTTACCGGAAACGCCGGCTACCACCTGGCCAATGCCGGCAGCGAAGAGGTCAGCGCGGTGTTGAACTGGTGGGGCAGTTTCCGCGAGGCAGCCATTAGCGCCAAGATTTTCGATGCAGCCCTTGAGCCGCGCTCGGGCAGGGTGATGAATTTTCCCTGGCTGAGTGAGACCCCTGCGGCGCTCCCCTGA